TCAGGGCCAGGCGCTTGATCTTGACTTTCTCCTGGCGCTCGGTGGACACGCTGCTCTGCACCGCCCGCAGGATGCCGCGGTAGCACAGCAGCATGAGCGCCCACGGGAAGAGGAAACCCACAAACACGCGGTAGACGTTCATCCAGGCGACCCAGCCCTCCATGGGGAACTTCTCGAAGCAGAAAGTGTGGTTGTAGCGGTCTCGAAAGAGCTCGTCGTGGAAGAGCGGCGCCGAGTTGGCGCCCAGCTCGGTGGCCCAGACCACGGAGCTCACCGCCACAGCGGTCTTGACCCGGCGCAGGCGCGCGAAGCGCAGCGGGTGGGCCACCGCCAGGTAGCGGTCCACGGAGATGCAGCACAGGAAAGCGATGCTGATGTAGATGTTGCTGTAGAAGATGAAGCCGAAGAGTTTGCAGGAGCCGGGGCCGTGGATCCAGTTGTCGTGGTGGAGGAAGTAGTCGACCCACAGCGGCAGCGTGCAGATGTACAGCAGGTCGGCGATGCTCAGGTTCATCAGGTAGACGCCCAGCTCGTTGCGCTGGCGCACCTGGCGGTAGGCCGCCCACAGGGCCAGGCAGTTGGTGGGCAGCCCCACCCCGATGACGAAGATGTAGAGGGACGGCGGGAAGAGGTGGTCCACTCGTGAGTCCACATGGCAACCCTCCCACGTGCGATTGCCCATCCTGGGCGCTGGGGCTTCCCAGGTGCTTCCCCTGGCCCGCTGGGGCTACAGGGCCACGGGGGGCGGGAGGCCATGGGGCCCCCTGAGCCCCCTCTTTGGAGGCTCAGGGGAACATCACAGGAGACAGTTCAGGAGGACTGAGTCTGGGCTTGCTTTGCGGCCGGCTAAGCAAAAGGAGAACTTGAGAGAAAGAGCATCAAGGAAGGCTGGAAGTAGGGTAAGAGGTGGGACTAGTATCAATAAGGGTGTCTGTACGCGCAATCAGAATATAAAGATGGCGGCACcggaaaaaaccaaaacaaaacaggtgaagGCAGTGCTTACAGAGGAGATGAAGATACAAGAGGTGAGCTTATCGGGTCTTAGGAAGTAAACGAGGACGTGAGGAAGAACCAACGGGATGGAACGTTCCAGAAGAATCAGGAAATAGCACAGGGATCATTGAGATAAGACACAGAGTTGGGAATATGCAGCTTGGAGTGCTGGCCTCTGCTAGGACCCCAGCAGAAAACAGAGAGCTATGTGAAGTCACCAGAGGGGGAAGAAAAATGAGGTCTCCTCTGGGGATGGACAGAGAGGAAGGGTTTGTAAGGGCTGGGGACTGTGGGAATAGAAGCTAGGAAACGGAAAGCTGGGCAAGTGATGGAGCACAGGGTGTTGTGGGTAGAGGCGGGACTCTGACGGGGCCACCAGAAGACTCAGGGTTGATCCTGGTGGGGACCGAGGGGTGGAGGTGATGTTGTCCCACTCATGGCTGCACTGAGAGGTGAGCTTGCTAGGCCTGTGGGGAGAGAAAACAGCGGTGAAACAGGCATGGCCACCATGCTGGCCTCCCCCATGCCTTCCTAGGATTCCTGGGACTCCAACAAAGCCTGCTTGAGTCCCACCCCAAGGACCAAGAGCACGGGAGCATGGGATTGTGGTTGTCGGGCAACAGAGCGGCTTTCAAAACCCAAATCAAAGACCCGACATGCTGAGTGTGTTGGCATGTGTCTTCAATCCTCGATGTCAGAGGAGAattaggagttcaaagtcatcctccaCTACACATTGGGTTTGAAGCCACGATAACCTGTTTCAAAGTAAGCAGTGGACAGTGAGGGTGTGGAGATGGCCCGTGGGGAAAGGAGCTTGCAGCCAAGCCTTtccacctgagtttgattccaggaACTCGCACCATGAAGGGGAACAGTTCTACAGGTTGTCCTCTAACCCCCACACGGATCGTATATCAagcattgcacacacacacacacaggcacacacagagacacaagagTTGACCAACAGAAGCAAGAAGCACGGCCCAGATCTGTCCAAGGTCCTCAGTGCTGTTCTCAGCCTGCCCTTCAGTGGACACAAAAGGACCTCAGGGTTGACAAAGGGACAGAGAGCCCAGGGGAGCCCAGGGCTGGTGACAGCAGGGCACACAGCCCTCACAGCCCCTTCCCGTTCCTTTCCCATTGTCTGAAGTGAGGATCTTGGGCCTTTTTTATGGGAAGCTCTACAGGTTTAGAGCAGAAAACATTCACACACCAAACCCCTCACCTGAGGATCAGAGTGTCTGTACATACTTAGTTTTCTTGTGTGTGAACCAatttccctcccccctttttctctcattctcatgaagtccaggctagccttgaacctgcTGTGTAGTTAAGGATGACCTCGATgctcctgccttctcctcctgagtgctggcattgcaccatcatgcccagttcACACAGAGCTGGACTTTGTTATCTTTGGTCTCATGCATTcaaggcaggtgctctaccaactgagccacatcctccacatgtgttggggggttggggatttatctcagtggtagagcccctgcctagaatcccccagtgaggggctatgggtgtggctcagtggtagagcccctgcctagaatcccccagtgaggggctgggatgtggctcagtggtagagcccctgcctagaatccccagtgaggggctatgggtgtggctcagtggtagagcccctgcctagaatcccccagtgaggggctatgggtgtggctcagtggtagagcccctgcctagaatcccccagtgaggggctggggtgtggctcagtggtagagtacttgatTAGTATGTGCAATGCCCTAGGTTCTATGGGCACTATTTGAAAGACTTGAGGCAAAAATATGGAACCTCCTGGTGCTTGGCCCTGGATAACAAGGCTCTTCCCATCTGGCCTGTGCTGCCTTGCCTACTCCATCTCCCTTCAGCAGTCTCCAAGCCAGAGCTTTCTCCAGTCCTAGTACCTTCACACTCTCTGCCTGACTGGCCTATGCTCTCTTCAGTTCCTCTATCTATAGTCCTTCTTTATTCTTTCACGAGTCTCTGCCACAAAGTCCCTATTACCACCACAACCTTCTCTTCACAGCTATGTGTATCCAGCTGGCTTCTGTCTGTGTAGAACTTCTTGGGACAGAAGCCTTTCTTACCAGGTGGATTATTCTATGCCTGTGTGAAGGTCAGTCCTTGCATACAACAGGTGCTCAGTAAGTGGCTGGGTAAAGAAGTCAGTCCGGAAGCCTAGAACACCCTGACCAGCCCTTCTCTCTTCAtggccctcctccttccccccacccctcacccccaccatTGGACCCCAGGCATCAATAAGCCCTGGGGAGCCAAAGAGGAAAAGGCTGCATGTTGGGAAGAGATTAAAGGGCAGGACCAATCTGCTTCCTGATTGACTTGGAAAGGTCAAGCCACTTCCTAATCCCTAAGGCCAGCTCCCTGTGGGGGGTCGTTGGCCACCTACCATCCATCCTCAGAGCTGAAAACTTCTGGGTCCCTTGGGGGATGGAGTGGCAGGGTCTTGTTCCTGGATGAACCAATGGGAGCGAGCCTAGCCTACCATCAGTCAAAACCTCCCACCCAGACCAAGTGTTCCCTCTAAACCTCTTCTGGCATCTTTCTCCTCTTCGCTTGCCTTCCTCACTATCTCTCTTttcatctctcctcctttcctcttgtGACATGATGGGAAATGTTTTCCTCCAGAAGCTTCAACTTCTGCAAAAGAGGGGTAGGTACGGTCCTTATCCTAATCACACCACACATGGAAATCTTTGACAAAATAAGACATCGTCAGTAAAATGTGCAGTATTGGGGCCTGGGGATATAGCTTAATGATAGAATGGTTACCTAGAACCTAATGGTGGGTGCCAGGCATAGCTACACAGAAGAGTGCTCCTCTAGCAGGCatggggtcctgagttcaatccctaatcgcacaaagaagaaacagggaGCTAGGAAGACGTCTAAAGCATATAGCTTATCTGATGAAGTATTagcttagcatgcatgaagccctgggttgtATCCCCAGTGCTTCATAAATCAGTCAGGTTGGCCCAGGCCTATAATTCTAACAGGTCAGCTTGGGGTAAATGAGACACCTTAAatgtaaagagaaagaaagtaggtggCGGGCTGGGACGTGCTGAGGATATGTCTCAGCGCGTGAAGGGGCTGCTGTGCTAGGTGGGCACCTGCATCCAGACCCTCCCTCGGCACCCACATAAACGCCCTTCTGGGTGTCCCCTGAAGCCCCCCCTCCATGGCCCCAGGTCCCTGCTGTGACTGGAACGGGTACACAGGCAGCAAAGACATTCCTGGCAGGCAACGGAAATGAACTTCCCATTGCCAATTTCCTCCCAGGGAACACAGTCTGGCGTCCACCCTGTCCTCAGCCTACCTGAGTCATAGGGATGCAAGGCATgaggcatggaggcacacagacagacagagtgccTGCCTGACATCTGGCCACCACAACACCCCCCTCCAAATCATCACAGAACCCCGGAGTCTTAGAATTCCATTGTACAGGCTCACGGGGTGAGTGCGGGCAGGGAGCTACTTTTTCCTGTAcatgtggggaaactgaggcccataGTGGAAAGGCTTTTATTGACTCTCTGAGCTGAGCAGTGTCTCCTTCTCTGAttgtttctctcttctcattcctgtACTCCTGTCTTTCTAGGGGCTTCAGACCCCTTTTAAGAATTTGTTAAAAATTTGGAATTTTTcgttgtttctctgtttagccctggctatcctggaacttgctctgtagaccaggctggcctcacaagagatttgtctgcctctgcctctgcctcctgagttctgggacttaCAGGCATGTGTCCCAGGACCTGGCTAGCCTGGCTAGCTGGTTGAAACAGTGCGCTTCAGGTTTAGATCTCAAAAACCaaggggggtggggtgtgtgGTAAAAGACAACCtcgttctcttctggcctccaaattAACATGCACTCGTGCACACGAgtggggaaacacacacacacacacacacacacacacacacacacacacacactgacccaCCGTGGCTGGAGTGTCCCTCCGGCCCCGGCCCCTGCCCAGCCCCAGGTGAAGTCAGTGTTATCTTAACCCTTAGCGAGTCTTGGGGAGGTATGCATGCCCAAATTTTACATATACCCCACCCCAACTCAGGTTCTGCAGGAAAGATAAGTTCAAGTGTGGCACAATATTTGTGGGGGCTAGGAAAGGCTAACTCGTACCCCAATCCCCCGCAGGTGTCAGCTACAAAGCCAGAAAAAATAACCCTGGTCCCACAAGGCAGTCCGCCATCCAGAAAGGTTCAAAGACCTGGAGGTTGAAAAGCCAGGAAGAAAGAGGTGACagccaccaccccacccccaatcttCATGAACCCCTAGCCCACTCACCATCCTTGTTTTCGAGACCACTAGGCTGGCTCCCCTCTCTCCTGCCACCACAGGCTCCCAGTCTCCCCAATTCTGAAGCCCCTGGGGACCGGCCAGCTCCGGTCTGCTCATTAGGGCTGAAATCTGATCAGTGTGTCTCGCTGCCCACCTGGTGCCTTGGCAGCAAGCTGAACCGGTGAGGGGGGTGCAGTCCAGGCCACCCTCGTGTCCTGGCTGGGCCTCGGTTTCCCCATTTCTCTTAAGGAGCATCTCTGTCCCACCCCCGCCCTGGCCACTCCGCCCACACCACCCAGCAGGACTATGGAATTCTTAGAGCTACCCTGCTGACATTCGCAGCTCTGACAGTTCTCAAGGCCCCAGGTTCTGCGGCCAGCCCCGCTTGTGGTCCAGTGTTCTAACATTCTAGAGCCTtgattctttcctttctgttattATTATCCTCGCCTTTGCCAACGCACCCTTGTCAGTTTCCAATATTACTGGCGTCTCCCAGCCCAAGATTCTGAAGTTACACTGTTAGAACCttctatgatttaaaaaaagaaaaagagaaaaagaaattcaaaataaaagaaaataaatcacacGCTATGACTTTCATAGTCTATAATTAAACCCTGGGTGATTTTTATCTTTTCCCAGCAAATGAATACACATTTCCCTTTTCGCTCtttacagaaatgaaaacaccTTGTAAATAAGTGGACCccacttcctcttttcccctcATTTCTGCTTTGAATTAAGAAAAACCCATGAGTTTTCAGATTGGGCAGCATCCTACAGTGCCCAGGGTTCACAGAGCCGGGGAGGGGGCAGGATGGGTGACCACCTTCCCCTGGCTCCCCACGAGGGTCTTCTCCCCACCTCAAGAAGGGACCCTCGGAACCCAGGCTCTTCTGACTCCTTGCTCAGCGGTCTGGCCTCATCCCTCCCTGTTCACACCAGCTGAGTTATTATTTGTCTAGACACAAACCAAATTATAGGCCCTGCCCCAGAGGAACAGTGGGCttcggggtgggggagggccagGAGACAGGGGTGGAGTCCATTTGCTTGGCTTGCCTCCCTCCTTTTGAAAACTCTccccctccagcccccagcccagGCCACCTCTGATGCCTCTCCCCCTTCAACCAGCAAGCCCTCCCACCTGGCTTCCCGCCACCCATACCCACGCCTGGCGTCTCTCCCTACTCACTGAGAGGACCTCATTGCCCGGATTAATCCGACTTAGCAGTGGTGCAAGAATTCAGGTCTCCAGATACGGTCAAGGGAACCCAGGTCTTCGGATATGGGCTGCTGTTGTTGGACAAGCGCCCCAACCCCTGAGGCTGTCGATAACTCACTTCCGCTCTAGGGCTCAGTTTCCCCACTTTAAAATGGAAGGGGCATGGCCTACAGGTCTTTGGTGCCGCACAGCCATGAATTCGGTAAACCGTCAAGCCGTCAGCACTGATGCGCACGGACTGAAGCGCTGGAGCATCAGAAGGACCTCCGGTACCTTGTACTTGTCTCAGAGGGTTTCAGCATCCCGGGTCCTGGTCCCGGAAGGCAGGGTCTCAGTATCTGGCCCAGCCTGACCTCACTCAGACTAAGATTCTCCCAcctcagcctgggttacaggcatgtgccactacaagagttttttgaggcagggtgtcatatagcccaggctggcccaaaacACTTACCCCTCATGTCTCTATTTTCTAAGTGCTAAGACAACAGTCAGGCGCCACCAGGGTGCACTGCAGGGCTCCGGGGCGGTCTGAGTTTGGGAACCTCCCCCTACTGGTGTCACCCACCATTCCTAGGAGGATCCCAAACCTGCAGTCGgtcaggtccaacctcagagagCTGGTGGGACACCCTTTTGGTGACTATAGGGGGACATAGATGTCTCGAGGCTCTAGGAGTGCTGTGGTGTTCCCCATCTTTTACACCAGCGCCCCCCTTCGCACATCGAGCTTAGGACACACACAACAAAGCCTTGGGAATTCTGAAGCCTCACCTTTTCCGGGTTGAGGGTCGGGGTACTGCGGAGCTCCGTTGCAGGGAAGGGGAGTAAGGCAAAGCAAGAAGGAGTTAACGGACCCAGCCAAATCCTGGAAgggaggaagtgggggaggaaGTCCACCCCCCATCCCCAGCCAGGAATTCCTGAAACTGGAGGGTGGGGTAGGTGTGACCTCAGAAGCCATGAGGGGACTATGAGGTGGGCACTGGGGTCATGGTGCCACTCAGAATCCATTTGCCTGGATT
This is a stretch of genomic DNA from Meriones unguiculatus strain TT.TT164.6M chromosome 1, Bangor_MerUng_6.1, whole genome shotgun sequence. It encodes these proteins:
- the Gpr4 gene encoding G-protein coupled receptor 4 encodes the protein MGNRTWEGCHVDSRVDHLFPPSLYIFVIGVGLPTNCLALWAAYRQVRQRNELGVYLMNLSIADLLYICTLPLWVDYFLHHDNWIHGPGSCKLFGFIFYSNIYISIAFLCCISVDRYLAVAHPLRFARLRRVKTAVAVSSVVWATELGANSAPLFHDELFRDRYNHTFCFEKFPMEGWVAWMNVYRVFVGFLFPWALMLLCYRGILRAVQSSVSTERQEKVKIKRLALSLIAIVLVCFAPYHALLLSRSAVYLGRPWDCGFEERVFSAYHSSLAFTSLNCVADPILYCLVNEGARSDVTKALHNLLRFLASDKPQEMANASLTLETPLTSKRSATGKSSGAVWAVPPTAQGDQVPLKVLLQPAQ